In a genomic window of Methanomassiliicoccus sp.:
- a CDS encoding aminotransferase class I/II-fold pyridoxal phosphate-dependent enzyme: protein MSSEFADRLKKIPPYLFAEIEEKVDRKKAEGLDIIDLGIGDPDLPTPQPLVEEIKRQLDDPENHRYPSSGGERDTRVAIAEWYARRFGVDLDPDREVAILLGSKEGLANIARAFVNPRDRVLCPNPAYPVYAQGATLLCDAQPVKVPLYEKDGFLPDLNALPSDAKMLFLNYPNNPTGATATTQFLKEALRWCEETETILCYDNAYSEMTFDDYIAPSILELGRGAIEFGSLSKTFNMTGYRLGYAVGDAKLVAGLKKVKSQIDSGAPKFIQKAAAVALGEYTGRQRPAMVEANVKVYQERRDVMVRGLRNLGFDIKLPKGTFYLFFNVGGSSIEFANRMLEAGIVVTPGIGFGENGEGFVRMALTQSVPRLEEALERMSKVL, encoded by the coding sequence ATGTCAAGCGAGTTCGCTGACCGTTTGAAGAAGATCCCGCCCTATCTGTTCGCGGAGATCGAGGAGAAGGTCGACAGAAAGAAGGCCGAGGGCCTGGACATCATCGATCTCGGCATCGGGGATCCCGACCTGCCGACGCCCCAGCCCCTGGTCGAGGAGATAAAGAGACAGCTGGATGACCCTGAAAACCACCGCTACCCCTCGTCCGGGGGGGAGCGCGACACCAGGGTCGCCATCGCCGAGTGGTACGCCCGGCGCTTCGGCGTCGACCTCGACCCCGACCGAGAGGTCGCTATCCTCCTGGGCAGCAAGGAGGGCTTGGCCAACATTGCCCGGGCCTTTGTCAATCCTCGGGACCGAGTACTGTGCCCGAACCCCGCATACCCGGTCTACGCCCAGGGGGCGACCCTCCTGTGCGACGCCCAGCCGGTCAAGGTCCCCCTGTACGAGAAGGACGGTTTCCTGCCCGACCTGAACGCACTGCCCTCGGACGCCAAGATGCTGTTCCTCAACTACCCCAACAACCCCACCGGAGCCACGGCCACAACGCAGTTCCTCAAGGAGGCCCTGCGCTGGTGTGAGGAGACCGAGACCATTCTGTGCTACGACAACGCCTACTCGGAAATGACCTTCGACGACTACATCGCACCGTCCATATTGGAGCTCGGCAGGGGAGCCATCGAGTTCGGCTCGCTGTCGAAGACGTTTAACATGACCGGGTACCGACTGGGGTATGCGGTCGGCGACGCCAAGCTGGTCGCTGGCCTGAAGAAGGTCAAGTCGCAGATCGATTCCGGAGCCCCAAAGTTCATCCAGAAGGCCGCCGCCGTGGCCCTGGGCGAATACACCGGCCGGCAGAGGCCAGCCATGGTCGAAGCGAACGTGAAGGTGTACCAGGAGCGCCGAGACGTCATGGTCCGCGGCCTGCGGAACCTGGGGTTCGACATCAAGCTGCCCAAGGGGACTTTCTACCTGTTCTTCAACGTCGGGGGCAGCTCGATCGAGTTTGCCAACCGCATGCTAGAGGCTGGCATCGTGGTGACTCCAGGCATCGGGTTCGGGGAGAACGGAGAGGGCTTCGTGCGCATGGCCCTGACTCAGTCGGTGCCGAGGCTCGAGGAGGCGCTGGAGCGGATGTCGAAGGTGCTTTAA
- a CDS encoding TerC family protein yields MTDTAALEWIIFFAVIAAMLVLDLGVFNRKAHVIRPREALLQVALFISVAIAFNFGVYTWIGSQAGLEFTTGYLMELMLSVDNLFVFVLVFASFCVPTKDQHKVLFYGILGALVFRMLFILAGVALVTAFSWVLYIFGAFLIFTGIRMVTGKEENKKVEPDRNIMVRAFRKLMPVTKDYEGDKFFVRKPNTKGKMALWATPMLVALLVVETTDIMFAVDSIPAILGITTDTFIVFSSNAFAILGLRSMYFALSHIMNAFCYLKYGLAGILTFVGVKMLVSDIYHIDVLVSLVVIVLILGAAVGASLIRNRRIEGQSKELKAQRPEEPSCPALRQLDSTEEGGVQSEETSCPGLKKLEEMEK; encoded by the coding sequence TTGACCGATACGGCCGCATTGGAATGGATCATATTTTTTGCAGTCATCGCTGCGATGCTTGTTCTGGATCTGGGGGTGTTCAACCGCAAGGCCCATGTGATCAGGCCCCGGGAGGCGCTCCTTCAGGTCGCCCTGTTCATCAGCGTCGCCATTGCCTTTAACTTCGGAGTATATACTTGGATCGGGTCCCAGGCGGGCCTGGAGTTCACCACCGGCTACCTCATGGAGCTCATGTTGAGCGTGGACAACCTGTTCGTGTTCGTCCTGGTGTTCGCCTCGTTCTGCGTGCCCACCAAGGATCAGCACAAAGTGCTCTTCTACGGCATCCTCGGGGCGCTGGTGTTCCGCATGCTATTCATCCTGGCAGGTGTAGCCTTGGTCACCGCATTCTCGTGGGTCCTCTACATCTTTGGCGCGTTCCTGATCTTCACCGGGATCAGGATGGTCACGGGGAAGGAAGAGAATAAGAAAGTGGAGCCGGACAGGAACATCATGGTCCGCGCCTTCCGCAAGCTCATGCCGGTCACCAAGGACTATGAGGGCGACAAGTTCTTCGTCCGCAAGCCCAACACAAAGGGCAAAATGGCTCTGTGGGCGACCCCCATGCTCGTCGCCCTGTTAGTGGTGGAGACCACGGACATAATGTTCGCCGTGGACTCCATACCTGCCATCCTGGGCATCACGACCGACACATTCATTGTGTTCAGTTCCAACGCCTTCGCCATCCTCGGCCTGAGGTCCATGTACTTCGCGCTCTCGCACATCATGAACGCCTTCTGCTACCTGAAGTATGGTCTGGCAGGGATCCTGACCTTCGTCGGCGTCAAGATGCTCGTCTCTGACATCTACCACATAGATGTGCTCGTGTCGCTGGTGGTCATCGTGCTCATCCTGGGGGCGGCCGTCGGGGCGTCGTTGATCCGGAACCGGAGGATCGAGGGGCAGTCGAAGGAGCTGAAAGCGCAGCGTCCGGAGGAACCGTCCTGTCCCGCGCTCAGGCAGCTGGACTCGACGGAAGAGGGCGGCGTGCAGAGCGAGGAAACGTCCTGCCCAGGCTTGAAAAAACTGGAAGAAATGGAAAAGTAA
- a CDS encoding aspartate kinase has protein sequence MIKVMKFGGTSVGSVDAMERTASIIGRDDGRKIVVVSAMSGVTNSLIGSIRDRPPVDEVVSGLKGRYSSSAKVILDPGLFAEYGEALDSSLDGLRRALIARWKVAADPILDDAISSWGERLSSLTLAYILRSKGIDGIPLTSEKAGIIALGTPGNGSADLDATHRNLRNNVLPLLEEEATPVLTGYYGCDERGRPMTFGRGGSDYSGSVVAYGIDADCCEIWTDVNGFMTADPRAVPSAKCIGEMDYNEAAELAYFGAKVLHPRTVEPVRRKGIPLMVKNTFNPDAPGTMIRGQKSNGGDMLRSVAVKCDLSIVKVYSSEIVYQPSLISRLVGAISDAAVNTYAVSTSLSTLAMVIPTPSVDEVLKRIDSLDEQQVEKLTVKGNVSLICCVGDNMLNMPGVSAKVFSAVADIGANIEMISEGASDVALNFVVPSEKALDVVRSIHGTFIGD, from the coding sequence ATGATCAAGGTCATGAAGTTCGGGGGTACCAGCGTGGGGAGCGTGGACGCCATGGAGCGGACGGCCTCCATTATCGGAAGGGACGATGGGAGGAAGATCGTGGTCGTCTCGGCCATGTCCGGGGTGACCAACTCGCTCATCGGGAGCATCAGGGACCGCCCTCCGGTGGACGAAGTTGTATCCGGCCTGAAGGGCAGGTACTCCTCCAGCGCCAAAGTGATCCTGGACCCCGGGCTGTTCGCCGAGTACGGGGAGGCGCTGGACTCCAGCCTGGACGGGCTGCGCAGGGCGCTGATAGCCCGTTGGAAGGTGGCCGCCGACCCCATTCTCGACGACGCCATCTCCTCGTGGGGCGAGCGTCTTTCGTCCCTCACCCTGGCATACATATTGCGGTCCAAGGGCATCGACGGCATCCCCCTGACCTCGGAGAAAGCGGGGATCATTGCCTTGGGCACCCCGGGCAACGGCTCGGCCGATCTTGACGCCACCCATCGCAACCTGCGGAACAACGTGCTCCCGCTGCTTGAGGAGGAGGCCACCCCGGTGCTGACCGGTTACTATGGCTGCGACGAACGGGGTCGCCCCATGACCTTCGGAAGGGGCGGGTCCGACTATTCAGGGAGCGTCGTCGCCTACGGCATCGACGCGGACTGCTGCGAGATCTGGACCGATGTCAACGGCTTCATGACTGCCGATCCTCGGGCGGTGCCCTCAGCTAAGTGTATCGGTGAGATGGACTACAACGAGGCGGCTGAGCTGGCGTACTTCGGGGCCAAGGTCCTGCACCCCCGCACCGTGGAGCCTGTAAGAAGGAAAGGTATCCCGCTGATGGTGAAGAATACCTTCAACCCTGACGCCCCGGGCACAATGATCCGGGGGCAGAAGAGCAACGGGGGGGACATGCTCAGGTCAGTGGCGGTCAAGTGCGACCTCTCCATCGTGAAAGTGTACTCGTCGGAGATCGTCTACCAGCCAAGCCTCATCTCAAGGCTGGTGGGAGCCATCTCCGATGCAGCGGTGAACACATATGCAGTCTCGACCTCACTGTCCACACTGGCGATGGTCATACCGACCCCGTCGGTGGATGAGGTGCTCAAGAGGATCGATTCACTGGACGAGCAGCAGGTGGAGAAGCTGACGGTGAAAGGGAACGTTTCGCTCATCTGCTGCGTGGGGGATAACATGCTGAACATGCCCGGCGTCTCGGCCAAGGTGTTTTCCGCTGTGGCTGACATAGGGGCCAACATCGAGATGATATCCGAGGGCGCATCCGACGTCGCCCTCAACTTCGTCGTGCCCAGTGAAAAGGCGCTAGACGTGGTAAGGAGCATTCACGGAACGTTCATAGGTGACTGA
- a CDS encoding HNH endonuclease gives MRMLPCCHRLRPEEESFCWLESSLNLEEGPALVFRGEEEGRPARCTASLAAVCPFREWTAMKEKAAMVSCPHCQGRHRNGSNSQQLCEAWSATKSALARLRRELPEGHRFFKDGTTVPPYEEGTTPLIRRLVWQRLQPAILRRDRYRCQDCGVDFGARRRKVFDPKLRRGKGGYRWESLEVHHIIARSNGGSDHPGNLKTLCPACHSLYTLEQTAIRTADRKERAAMLRALEDAGYGDEGLNDPMD, from the coding sequence ATGAGGATGCTACCCTGCTGCCACCGGCTACGGCCGGAGGAGGAGAGCTTTTGCTGGCTTGAGTCCTCGCTCAACCTGGAGGAGGGCCCGGCCCTGGTGTTCCGCGGCGAGGAGGAGGGGCGGCCGGCCAGGTGCACGGCGTCGCTCGCCGCGGTGTGTCCGTTCCGGGAGTGGACCGCCATGAAGGAAAAAGCGGCCATGGTCTCCTGCCCCCACTGCCAGGGGCGGCACCGCAATGGCTCGAACTCCCAGCAGCTGTGCGAGGCTTGGAGCGCCACCAAGAGCGCGCTCGCCCGGCTGCGGAGGGAGCTTCCAGAGGGACACCGCTTCTTCAAGGACGGGACTACCGTTCCTCCTTACGAGGAGGGTACCACCCCCCTCATCCGCCGGCTCGTTTGGCAACGGTTACAGCCAGCCATACTGAGGCGGGACCGTTACCGGTGCCAGGACTGTGGTGTGGACTTCGGTGCCCGCCGCCGCAAGGTGTTCGACCCCAAGCTCCGCCGCGGGAAGGGCGGGTATCGATGGGAGTCGCTGGAGGTGCACCACATCATCGCCCGGTCCAACGGGGGCTCCGATCATCCGGGGAACCTCAAGACCCTTTGCCCGGCGTGCCATTCTTTATACACCTTGGAGCAGACGGCGATACGGACAGCCGACCGCAAGGAGAGAGCGGCAATGCTGCGTGCGCTCGAGGACGCAGGCTACGGGGACGAGGGCCTGAACGATCCGATGGACTAG
- the dapF gene encoding diaminopimelate epimerase gives MIFWKYHGLGNDFILFEDRDRKAPASPDAVMALCDRRTGIGGDGILYVRPDKEADAYMKIMNSDGSEAEMCGNGIRCVAKHLYDFSFSPRRRMRINTLAGMKEVDVAASANEATEVSVGMGAPRLDCRDIPMGCEGRFVDRDIEIDGLSIRGTAVSMGNPHFIIFQPFSDDEVRELGPKVHSHHLFPRKTNVEFVQPRNGYLDVTVFERGAGWTQACGTGACATAVAAGLKGIAPLGSDVKVRLPGGDLTINVMKDLSMVRMTGPATRVFQGEIDI, from the coding sequence GTGATCTTCTGGAAGTACCATGGCCTGGGCAACGACTTCATCCTGTTCGAGGACCGGGACCGGAAGGCCCCGGCCTCCCCGGACGCGGTCATGGCACTATGCGACCGCCGGACCGGTATCGGCGGGGATGGCATCCTCTATGTCCGTCCGGACAAGGAGGCCGACGCGTACATGAAGATCATGAACTCCGACGGGAGCGAGGCGGAGATGTGCGGCAACGGCATTCGCTGCGTCGCCAAGCATCTGTACGATTTCTCCTTCTCCCCTCGCCGGAGAATGCGCATCAACACCCTGGCCGGAATGAAGGAGGTCGATGTCGCCGCCTCAGCCAACGAGGCCACCGAGGTCTCGGTGGGTATGGGTGCCCCGCGCCTGGACTGCCGGGACATCCCTATGGGGTGCGAGGGCCGGTTCGTGGACCGGGATATCGAGATCGACGGCCTGAGCATACGCGGGACAGCGGTGAGCATGGGGAACCCCCACTTCATCATCTTCCAGCCGTTCTCCGACGACGAGGTCCGGGAGCTCGGACCGAAGGTCCACTCCCATCATCTGTTCCCCCGGAAGACCAACGTGGAGTTCGTCCAGCCGAGGAACGGCTACCTCGACGTCACGGTGTTCGAGCGAGGGGCGGGATGGACCCAGGCATGTGGCACCGGGGCCTGCGCCACCGCGGTGGCGGCCGGGCTGAAGGGCATCGCCCCCCTCGGTTCCGACGTCAAGGTCCGGTTACCCGGAGGCGACCTTACGATCAACGTTATGAAGGACCTGTCCATGGTCCGGATGACCGGCCCTGCCACCCGCGTGTTCCAGGGCGAGATAGATATCTGA
- the lysA gene encoding diaminopimelate decarboxylase: MRKFECEDGQMLIGGVKATDIVKKYGTPVYVTDEDAVRSNYRAVFDAFHKHMPTRINYACKANTNLSILRILEQEGCCIDAVSIGEVEACLRAGYSPDRIMYTGVNVSTAELKAVAALRVPINVDSFSELERLALIDPNLPISIRVNPEVGAGHHEKVVTGARSTKFGIPKDRIVAAYAEAIQLGFRPKGLHCHIGAGVQVVEPFVQATEVLVSIVQRLEKELSLHLDFVDIGGGIGIPYHPEDHAMDLDLLAEKITSLVKSGTSAKTIVLEPGRYIIADATVLLTTVVDVKETPDKNYAGVDAGMNTLVRPAFYGSFHHVAVANKFDQPGEVTYDIVGPICESGDHLAKDRLLPKVEEGDVIGVYDAGAYGFSMSSNYNMRPLPREVLVHKGTVNLIRERETIEDLMRNQRIPSRLML, from the coding sequence ATGAGAAAATTCGAGTGCGAGGATGGACAGATGCTCATCGGGGGCGTGAAGGCGACCGATATCGTGAAGAAGTACGGCACCCCGGTCTATGTGACCGACGAGGATGCTGTTCGCAGCAACTACCGCGCGGTGTTCGACGCATTTCACAAGCACATGCCCACCAGGATCAACTATGCTTGCAAGGCAAACACCAACCTATCGATACTGCGCATCCTGGAGCAAGAGGGGTGCTGCATCGATGCCGTGTCAATCGGCGAGGTAGAGGCCTGCCTTCGCGCTGGTTACAGCCCGGACCGCATCATGTACACCGGCGTCAACGTGTCCACTGCCGAACTGAAAGCGGTGGCTGCGCTTAGAGTGCCGATCAACGTGGACTCGTTCTCCGAACTAGAGCGCCTGGCCTTGATCGATCCCAACCTGCCAATCTCCATCCGGGTGAATCCCGAGGTGGGAGCCGGCCACCACGAGAAAGTGGTGACCGGGGCGAGGTCGACCAAGTTTGGCATTCCCAAGGACCGCATCGTGGCGGCGTACGCCGAGGCCATCCAGCTGGGCTTCCGCCCCAAGGGGCTCCATTGCCACATCGGGGCCGGCGTCCAGGTGGTGGAGCCATTCGTACAGGCCACCGAGGTCCTGGTGTCCATCGTGCAGCGGCTGGAGAAGGAGCTCAGCCTGCACCTGGACTTTGTCGACATCGGCGGCGGGATCGGCATCCCCTACCATCCGGAGGATCATGCCATGGATCTCGACCTGCTGGCGGAGAAGATCACTTCACTGGTGAAGAGCGGCACTTCGGCCAAGACAATCGTGCTTGAGCCCGGGAGATACATCATCGCCGATGCTACAGTTCTCCTGACCACCGTGGTGGATGTTAAGGAAACCCCGGACAAGAATTACGCAGGGGTGGACGCAGGGATGAACACGCTAGTGCGTCCAGCGTTCTACGGCTCCTTCCACCATGTAGCGGTGGCCAACAAGTTTGACCAGCCTGGGGAGGTCACCTATGACATCGTCGGCCCGATATGCGAGTCCGGGGACCACCTGGCCAAGGACCGTCTTCTGCCCAAGGTGGAAGAGGGCGACGTTATTGGCGTGTACGATGCTGGTGCCTATGGGTTCTCCATGAGCTCTAACTACAACATGCGCCCGCTTCCTCGCGAGGTCCTAGTCCACAAGGGAACGGTCAACCTCATCCGTGAGAGAGAGACGATCGAGGACCTCATGCGCAACCAGCGGATCCCCTCGAGGCTGATGCTGTGA
- the pgk gene encoding phosphoglycerate kinase, with product MKLFNTLDDFEFQNKTVLLRVDINCPLAKDTLEIEDDNRIRQIIPTVRELLDQGAKVVIIAHQGRPGDWDFGPLDKHAVHLSKYLGKQVRYIDDIVGEVAVNEIRSLTPGNAILLKNVRELPYEQEKKSMDEHARCELVTVLAPLADYYVNDAFATAHRSQCSLVGFPKVLPSAVGRLMEKELNALQSVFDDPGHPSVFILGGAKFGDSIKVIERLLKSGTADWVILVGLSANAFLTARGIKLGAPSTKILEGELTPETLEAAKVLFKEHGERILLPFDVAVEINGQRRDMMVGDLPIDVPIFDIGKFSMTKFAKVLAPARTIFMSGPAGLIEKEQFCLGTREMMNAMVHSKAFTLIGGGHTVGAAERFGLAEKFSYVSTAGGALETFILGKPLPAIEALKQCKKA from the coding sequence ATGAAGCTGTTCAACACGCTCGATGATTTTGAGTTCCAGAACAAGACTGTACTGTTGCGGGTGGATATCAACTGCCCCCTGGCCAAGGACACTCTGGAGATCGAGGACGACAATCGCATACGGCAGATCATTCCCACCGTCAGGGAACTCCTGGACCAAGGGGCCAAAGTCGTCATCATCGCTCACCAAGGGCGGCCGGGAGACTGGGACTTCGGGCCCCTGGACAAGCATGCCGTACACCTATCCAAGTACCTAGGGAAGCAGGTGCGGTACATCGACGACATCGTCGGTGAGGTCGCGGTCAACGAGATCCGATCTCTCACCCCAGGTAACGCCATACTGCTGAAGAATGTGCGTGAGCTGCCGTACGAACAGGAGAAGAAGAGCATGGACGAGCACGCCAGATGCGAACTGGTCACCGTGCTCGCCCCTCTCGCCGATTACTACGTAAATGACGCCTTCGCCACCGCCCATCGCTCCCAGTGCTCCCTGGTCGGCTTTCCCAAGGTACTACCTTCGGCGGTGGGCAGGCTCATGGAGAAGGAGCTCAACGCCCTGCAGTCAGTGTTCGACGACCCCGGGCATCCCTCCGTGTTCATTCTGGGAGGGGCGAAGTTCGGCGACTCTATAAAGGTCATCGAGCGGCTGCTAAAAAGTGGCACGGCGGACTGGGTCATCCTCGTGGGGCTCAGTGCCAACGCCTTCCTGACAGCCCGGGGGATCAAGCTGGGTGCGCCTTCCACCAAGATCCTGGAGGGCGAGCTAACGCCGGAGACCCTGGAGGCAGCCAAGGTTCTGTTCAAGGAGCATGGGGAACGCATCCTCCTGCCGTTCGACGTGGCGGTGGAGATCAACGGTCAGAGGAGGGACATGATGGTCGGCGATCTGCCCATCGATGTCCCCATTTTCGATATCGGCAAGTTTTCGATGACCAAGTTCGCCAAGGTGCTGGCCCCGGCGAGGACGATCTTCATGTCCGGCCCCGCCGGGCTCATCGAGAAGGAGCAGTTCTGCCTCGGGACCAGGGAGATGATGAACGCCATGGTCCACTCCAAGGCGTTCACGCTCATAGGCGGAGGGCACACCGTGGGGGCGGCCGAGCGATTCGGCCTGGCGGAAAAGTTCTCTTATGTTTCGACCGCCGGCGGGGCCCTGGAGACCTTCATCCTGGGCAAGCCCCTGCCGGCGATCGAGGCCCTGAAGCAGTGCAAGAAGGCTTAA
- a CDS encoding type II glyceraldehyde-3-phosphate dehydrogenase, with product MKVKVGINGYGTIGKRVACAVKAQDDMEIVGVTKTRPSYEARLAGMEGFPLYTATSDQVATFEKDGIKVAGTIEDLLGKVDIIVDATPGGVAEDYKALYEKAGVKAIFQGGEDHGLAGVSFNAFANYNEAWGAQYARVVSCNTTGLVRTLYPLDKVFGLDKVSATIVRRGADPADNKGSALNSLEPSLKLPTHHGPDVQTIMPWLNITTMAVKAPTTLMHVHCIVADIRKKAKDQDVLAVWDNVPRVKFVSGKDGIKSTANIMELGRDLKRERGDFMEIVVWQDGVKVVGNTLYYYQGVHQESDVVPESIDCIRSMMKLEPDGMKSIKKTDRSLGIGK from the coding sequence ATGAAAGTAAAGGTCGGTATCAACGGCTATGGGACCATCGGCAAGCGTGTGGCTTGCGCGGTGAAGGCCCAGGATGACATGGAGATTGTAGGGGTCACCAAGACCAGGCCGTCCTACGAGGCCAGGCTGGCGGGTATGGAAGGCTTCCCTCTGTACACGGCCACCTCCGATCAGGTGGCGACTTTCGAGAAGGACGGGATTAAGGTCGCAGGCACCATAGAGGACCTGCTGGGCAAGGTCGACATAATCGTCGACGCCACCCCCGGGGGCGTGGCCGAGGACTACAAGGCGCTTTACGAGAAGGCAGGGGTCAAGGCAATTTTCCAGGGAGGGGAGGACCATGGCCTGGCAGGAGTGTCGTTCAACGCCTTCGCCAACTACAATGAGGCATGGGGCGCCCAGTACGCCAGGGTGGTGTCGTGCAACACCACCGGCCTGGTGCGCACCCTTTATCCACTGGACAAGGTGTTCGGGCTGGACAAGGTCTCCGCCACCATCGTCAGGAGAGGCGCGGACCCCGCGGACAACAAAGGCTCTGCCCTCAACTCCCTGGAACCGTCTCTCAAGCTACCGACACACCACGGCCCGGATGTCCAGACGATCATGCCGTGGCTCAACATCACCACCATGGCGGTTAAGGCCCCGACCACTCTGATGCACGTCCACTGTATCGTGGCCGACATCCGGAAGAAGGCCAAGGACCAGGATGTCCTGGCGGTGTGGGATAACGTCCCCCGGGTCAAGTTCGTCAGCGGCAAGGACGGCATCAAGAGCACCGCAAACATCATGGAGCTGGGGAGAGACCTCAAGCGCGAACGCGGGGACTTCATGGAGATTGTGGTGTGGCAGGATGGGGTCAAGGTCGTGGGCAATACCCTGTACTACTACCAGGGCGTGCACCAGGAGAGCGATGTGGTCCCGGAGAGCATCGACTGCATCCGATCGATGATGAAGCTCGAGCCTGATGGCATGAAGTCGATCAAGAAGACCGACAGGAGCCTGGGTATCGGGAAGTGA
- a CDS encoding acyltransferase, with protein MRRLMEADILRTAAIVLVVLTHLPDYFPVPGLQSYTVYTIVFGNGLFIFLSGYLIHSSTRSRTQTSLASFMGHRLLRLMPLYWVALATFVLLVARPDLPTMVMHVAGLQILLAPALVTPMATLWFIGMILIFYLVYYAAIRPASGPRAMIVLACVALLPFAAMRLTIDLLEIRFFLYYFVFMAGAVACESGWLERASPDAMTFPAALAIASLVIFIVDGSPLIGEGIGPSGLSLVFSMAVINVMIVCWTVTAWLVAKRIAPLLRPWAARAFAACSVASYFVYLFHRPALVVISSVLGRTGLTPLTEYLTALLIVLPALFIVGYLVQGSVDRLTKQLISRPQSRPQ; from the coding sequence ATGAGACGCCTGATGGAAGCGGATATCCTGAGGACCGCGGCCATCGTGCTGGTCGTCCTCACCCATCTGCCGGACTACTTTCCCGTTCCCGGCCTGCAGTCGTATACCGTTTACACCATTGTCTTCGGCAACGGCTTGTTCATCTTCCTCTCTGGATACCTTATTCATTCGAGCACCCGTTCCCGAACCCAAACCTCCCTCGCCTCGTTCATGGGCCACCGCCTCCTCCGCCTCATGCCGCTATACTGGGTGGCACTGGCGACCTTCGTCCTGCTCGTCGCCCGGCCGGACCTGCCGACCATGGTAATGCACGTAGCGGGCTTGCAGATCTTGCTGGCCCCGGCGCTGGTCACCCCCATGGCCACCCTGTGGTTCATCGGCATGATCCTGATCTTCTATCTCGTGTATTACGCGGCGATCCGCCCCGCGTCCGGCCCCCGGGCCATGATTGTCTTGGCGTGCGTTGCGCTCCTGCCTTTTGCGGCGATGCGTCTCACAATCGATCTCCTGGAGATCCGGTTCTTCCTCTACTACTTTGTATTCATGGCCGGAGCCGTGGCCTGCGAGAGCGGGTGGCTGGAGCGCGCTTCTCCTGATGCCATGACCTTCCCCGCGGCCCTCGCCATAGCCTCCCTAGTCATCTTCATTGTGGACGGGAGTCCCCTGATCGGAGAGGGGATCGGTCCCTCCGGCCTGAGCCTGGTCTTCTCCATGGCCGTCATCAACGTGATGATCGTCTGCTGGACCGTAACGGCATGGTTGGTCGCAAAGCGCATCGCGCCTCTCCTGCGCCCATGGGCCGCAAGGGCGTTCGCCGCCTGCTCCGTCGCCTCGTACTTCGTGTATCTGTTCCACCGACCTGCCCTTGTCGTCATTAGCTCGGTCCTAGGCCGGACGGGTCTGACCCCACTGACGGAGTACCTCACGGCTCTTCTCATCGTCCTCCCCGCCCTCTTCATAGTGGGTTATCTGGTGCAGGGATCGGTGGACCGGCTCACCAAGCAGCTGATCTCACGGCCGCAGAGCCGGCCGCAATGA
- a CDS encoding response regulator, with protein sequence MDILCVDDDEELLYLTKTFLGEGGSIKVTPVTSAPSALEVLKKQRFDAILSDYYMPEMNGIDFLKTLRKGGDQTPFIFLTCSRREEVIREAVNNGANSYIQRGVDGMAAFKNLRSTLIQLSQKQELERKFTRRGQSPQTVVYDSLGATSLFRSGMLVHANMDCAHLFGFKRVDDMMDEPSLAWALPEMRDEVLDRLLKLELRSTTNFIHVMPVQRVNGSRFKAMINEIHVELEDGPACLTRYWDISDQARYHGPIHA encoded by the coding sequence ATGGACATATTGTGCGTAGATGATGATGAAGAGCTACTGTATCTGACAAAAACGTTCCTTGGCGAAGGCGGCTCGATCAAAGTGACTCCGGTAACCTCGGCCCCCTCAGCCCTCGAAGTGCTGAAAAAGCAGAGGTTCGATGCCATCCTTTCCGATTACTACATGCCGGAGATGAATGGGATCGATTTCCTGAAAACGCTTCGAAAAGGGGGGGACCAGACCCCGTTCATCTTCCTTACCTGTAGCAGGAGGGAAGAGGTGATTAGGGAAGCGGTGAACAACGGTGCGAACTCCTACATCCAGAGGGGGGTTGATGGAATGGCCGCGTTCAAGAACCTGAGAAGTACTTTGATACAGCTCTCGCAGAAGCAAGAGCTGGAACGTAAGTTTACCAGGCGAGGCCAGAGCCCGCAGACGGTGGTGTACGATTCTCTTGGAGCAACATCCCTGTTCCGTTCTGGTATGCTCGTGCACGCCAACATGGACTGCGCTCACCTATTCGGATTCAAGCGGGTGGATGACATGATGGACGAGCCATCGCTCGCCTGGGCCCTGCCCGAGATGCGCGATGAGGTCCTGGACAGGTTGCTGAAGCTGGAGCTCAGGAGCACCACCAATTTCATCCACGTAATGCCGGTGCAGCGGGTCAACGGCTCGCGGTTCAAGGCCATGATCAACGAGATCCACGTGGAGCTCGAGGACGGACCAGCATGTCTGACCAGATACTGGGATATCTCCGATCAGGCGAGATATCATGGGCCGATCCACGCTTGA